One segment of Streptomyces sp. NBC_00576 DNA contains the following:
- a CDS encoding MBL fold metallo-hydrolase, translated as MKLTKKSHACIRLEKNGQTLVLDPGGFSEENAAAGADAILVTHEHADHFDEGRLRAALDANPAAELWTLAAVAEQLSAAFPGRVHTVGHGDTFTAAGFDVQVHGELHAVIHPDIPRITNVGYLVDGAVFHPGDAFTVPDHPVDTLLLPVMAPWSKLSEVVEYVREVKPQRAYDIHDALLTDLARPIYDRLVGGLGGSEHLRLAPGTSAEV; from the coding sequence AACGGGCAGACGCTCGTCCTCGATCCCGGGGGATTCAGCGAGGAGAACGCCGCGGCCGGCGCCGACGCGATTCTGGTCACCCACGAGCACGCCGACCACTTCGACGAGGGCAGGCTGCGCGCCGCCCTGGACGCCAACCCGGCCGCCGAGCTCTGGACCCTCGCCGCGGTCGCGGAACAGCTCTCCGCGGCCTTCCCGGGCCGCGTCCACACCGTCGGCCACGGCGACACGTTCACCGCCGCGGGCTTCGACGTCCAGGTCCACGGCGAACTGCACGCCGTGATCCACCCGGACATCCCGCGCATCACGAACGTCGGCTACCTCGTCGACGGCGCCGTCTTCCACCCCGGCGACGCCTTCACCGTCCCGGACCACCCGGTCGACACCCTGCTGCTCCCGGTCATGGCCCCGTGGAGCAAGCTGTCCGAGGTCGTCGAGTACGTCCGCGAGGTCAAGCCGCAGCGCGCGTACGACATCCACGACGCCCTTCTCACGGACCTCGCCCGCCCGATCTACGACCGGCTGGTGGGCGGCCTCGGCGGATCAGAGCACCTGAGGCTGGCGCCGGGAACGTCGGCGGAGGTCTGA